One Ricinus communis isolate WT05 ecotype wild-type chromosome 1, ASM1957865v1, whole genome shotgun sequence DNA window includes the following coding sequences:
- the LOC8283320 gene encoding factor of DNA methylation 4, which yields MEAVLQELKDKEEVMKDLKFLNQNHIIRERMNNDELQDARKALISASINARALIGVKRMGELDNRPFFAAAKRRFPDEEANIQQDLLSYVLIRSNMLADHSKEINEYNPSGRYIVDEIWNFKENRKASMKEGVKHIYWSSSGSKREANFSYKNVQDLLPCGFIKRVA from the exons ATGGAAGCAGTCCTGCAAGAATTGAAGGATAAGGAAGAGGTGATGAAAGACTTGAAGTTTCTTAATCAAAATCATATTATCAGGGAGCGGATGAACAATGATGAATTGCAAGATGCTCGGAAGGCGTTAATAAGTGCAAGTATC AATGCCCGTGCCCTTATTGGTGTCAAGAGAATGGGGGAGCTTGATAATAGACCATTCTTTGCTGCAGCCAAGAGAAGATTTCCTGATGAAGAAGCCAAT ATACAGCAGGATTTGCTGAGCTATGTGCTTATCCGATCAAATATGTTAGCAGACCactcaaaagaaattaacgAGTATAACCCGAGTGGAAGGTATATAGTAGATGAGATTTGGAATTTCAAAGAGAACAGAAAGGCATCAATGAAGGAGGGAGTGAAACACATTTACTGGAGTAGCAGTGGAAGCAAACGAGAGGCAAATTTTAGTTACAAAAATGTACAGGATCTTTTGCCATGTGGGTTTATTAAAAGAGTGGCATAG